In one window of bacterium HR17 DNA:
- the rfaE_1 gene encoding D-beta-D-heptose 7-phosphate kinase, whose product MTLTESRLAELLDGFPQVRIALVGDFFLDKYLDCDRQLSEVSLETGLEAYQVVRVRCYPGAAGTVAANLKALEVGRVYAVGFTGDDGEGYELRRGLARWGVDTTYLFVRSDLLTPTYTKPMMREHDGRIHELNRLDIRPRQPLPEDLQNDILAALERLLPEVDAVIVADQVPERNWGVITDRVRAMLVSWAATRPRPLFYADSRVRIGEFTHFVVKPNRFEAAQAVLGARPEEVSLEQATAFAQRLFDRTGKPVFVTAGEQGIIVAATGGVWHVPAVPVTGEIDITGAGDSVTGGLVPALCLGAHPVEAATVGNLVASITVQQVGVTGTATRSQVLDRFRECAESLCPRRLA is encoded by the coding sequence ATGACGCTCACGGAATCGCGCTTAGCAGAACTGCTGGACGGTTTCCCGCAGGTGCGCATCGCGCTCGTCGGCGACTTCTTTCTGGACAAATATTTGGACTGCGATCGGCAGTTGAGCGAGGTGTCGCTGGAAACGGGGTTGGAAGCCTACCAAGTCGTGCGGGTGCGGTGCTACCCGGGAGCGGCAGGCACCGTTGCCGCCAACTTGAAAGCGCTGGAAGTCGGCAGGGTTTACGCCGTCGGGTTTACAGGCGATGACGGCGAAGGTTACGAACTACGGCGCGGCTTAGCCCGATGGGGCGTGGACACGACTTACCTTTTCGTGCGCTCGGATTTGCTGACGCCGACTTACACCAAACCGATGATGCGTGAACACGATGGGCGCATCCACGAACTCAACCGCTTGGACATTCGTCCCCGCCAACCCCTGCCCGAGGATTTGCAAAATGACATCCTTGCGGCGTTGGAACGCTTGCTGCCTGAGGTGGACGCCGTGATCGTCGCCGACCAAGTGCCGGAGCGCAACTGGGGCGTCATCACCGATCGCGTGCGGGCGATGCTCGTTAGTTGGGCAGCCACTCGTCCACGACCCCTCTTTTACGCCGATTCGCGCGTGCGTATCGGCGAGTTCACCCACTTTGTCGTCAAGCCCAACCGCTTTGAAGCGGCGCAAGCGGTCTTGGGAGCCCGTCCCGAAGAAGTTTCGCTAGAGCAAGCGACGGCGTTCGCTCAAAGGCTGTTTGACCGCACGGGCAAGCCCGTGTTCGTCACGGCGGGCGAACAGGGCATCATCGTTGCAGCGACAGGCGGTGTTTGGCATGTGCCAGCCGTGCCCGTGACGGGCGAGATTGACATCACGGGCGCCGGCGACAGTGTGACAGGCGGGTTGGTGCCTGCGCTCTGCCTTGGAGCGCACCCCGTTGAAGCCGCGACCGTCGGCAATTTGGTGGCGTCCATCACGGTTCAGCAGGTCGGCGTGACCGGAACGGCGACGCGGTCGCAAGTGTTAGACCGGTTTCGGGAGTGCGCCGAGTCCCTTTGTCCGCGCCGGCTGGCGTGA
- the acuC gene encoding Acetoin utilization protein AcuC: MPEQVVFINTEPFWFYDYGPTHPLKMWRLRLTQELQRLYGLLDLNGVHLVEPRMATSEEVTVFHEPDYLAALRLADEGIWFSDLSRYGLGTPDCPVIPGVYTMSMLVAGASAQAAEAVAGGHTTIAFNMAGGLHHAMPSYAWGFCYINDPVVAIHKLLSKFERVAYVDIDAHHGDGVQVAFYRDPRVLTVSLHENGRYLFPGTGFETEMGESEGYGFALNVPFLPRAGDDVYLRVLDEVVLPALDAFRPQALVTQLGADALHDDPITHWNLTTYSYLRALHAFRGSGLPWVALGGGGYNIANVCRAWTLVLAVMVGQDIPDHVPDEWRSIAQPYGVLLHRLRDAQPTTSPPTVQADTERVVKWLKSHHPLLAR; this comes from the coding sequence ATGCCAGAGCAAGTGGTGTTCATCAACACAGAGCCTTTCTGGTTCTACGACTACGGACCGACGCACCCGCTCAAGATGTGGCGGCTCCGGCTGACCCAAGAGTTGCAGCGGCTCTACGGGCTGCTGGACTTAAACGGGGTGCATCTCGTTGAACCCCGGATGGCGACGAGTGAAGAGGTGACCGTCTTTCACGAGCCTGACTACTTGGCGGCGTTGCGGCTCGCCGATGAAGGGATTTGGTTTTCGGACCTGTCGCGCTACGGGTTGGGCACACCCGATTGCCCTGTCATACCCGGCGTCTACACGATGTCCATGTTGGTCGCAGGGGCGTCGGCGCAGGCAGCGGAAGCCGTCGCCGGCGGTCACACCACCATCGCCTTCAACATGGCGGGAGGGCTGCACCACGCGATGCCGTCTTACGCGTGGGGCTTTTGTTACATCAACGACCCCGTCGTCGCTATTCACAAGTTGTTGAGCAAATTTGAGCGGGTCGCTTATGTGGACATTGACGCCCATCACGGCGACGGCGTGCAGGTAGCCTTCTACCGCGATCCCCGCGTCCTGACCGTCAGCCTACACGAAAACGGGCGTTACCTGTTTCCGGGCACAGGCTTTGAGACAGAGATGGGGGAAAGCGAAGGCTACGGGTTCGCCCTCAATGTGCCCTTTTTGCCCCGCGCAGGCGACGATGTGTATCTGCGGGTGTTGGACGAAGTGGTGCTACCGGCGCTGGACGCTTTCCGCCCCCAAGCCCTTGTGACTCAATTGGGCGCCGACGCACTGCACGACGACCCCATCACCCACTGGAACTTGACGACCTATAGTTACCTGCGGGCCCTGCATGCCTTCCGAGGGTCGGGGCTGCCTTGGGTGGCGTTAGGGGGTGGTGGTTACAACATCGCCAATGTGTGCCGCGCATGGACATTGGTGCTGGCAGTGATGGTCGGGCAGGACATCCCAGACCATGTGCCTGACGAGTGGCGGTCAATCGCGCAGCCTTACGGCGTCTTGTTGCACCGGCTCCGCGACGCTCAACCCACCACATCGCCGCCGACCGTGCAGGCGGATACAGAGCGAGTGGTCAAGTGGCTGAAAAGTCACCACCCGCTTTTGGCGCGTTAG
- a CDS encoding Putative multidrug export ATP-binding/permease protein: MDSNGGPSMWRRLFRYLRPYWHWALLSLVLTLVVTALGLLPPKLMQLLLDKAIPRKDLSLLWHLCGLLLGVYLASALISFARTYLMSWLGQKVLYDMRSELYQHLQRLSLSFYDNHRTGQLMSRITGDVGMLEGFLIHSIPQFFVDLLTLLGIGFVLFQTDIKLALIALAPSPLLFLMTVKYKDFVLPVYRRLRYVWGDLTSFLSDTLGGIRVVKVFNQEEHEVGRFRHKNLRILQTSLKGVLIWSTFFPAMGLVSSVSLVAVWLVGGKEVMEGTLSLGVLTMFTLYLQRFYMPVQNLAQLNDVIQRTKASAERVFEILDTQPDIVNAPDAVVPQTVRGHLRLKGVRFAYPGNSEPVLRGIDLEIRPGEMIGIVGRSGAGKSTLAALIPRFYDPTEGSIELDGIDLRKVDLQALRAHIGMVLQEPYLFHGTIKDNIAYGKPDADMLDIIRAAKAANAHQFIMEFPDAYDAYVGERGTKLSGGQRQRISIARALLRDPKILILDEATSAVDSESEYAIQQALERLLQGRTTIAIAHRLSTLRKADKLVVLENGEIVEQGTHEELMAKEDGIYRRLVEIQMRMSETLNFAPITPPKDTKRNGDGHEQTPVPEMTRGNGRHAALVGSRT; the protein is encoded by the coding sequence GTGGACAGTAATGGCGGTCCGAGTATGTGGCGCAGGTTGTTCCGCTACCTGCGCCCTTATTGGCACTGGGCGTTGCTGAGCCTGGTGCTGACGCTGGTGGTCACCGCGTTGGGTTTGCTGCCGCCGAAGTTAATGCAGTTGTTGCTGGACAAAGCCATTCCCCGCAAGGACCTCTCCCTCTTATGGCACCTGTGTGGGTTACTGCTGGGCGTTTACCTCGCCAGCGCCCTTATTTCCTTCGCCCGCACTTACCTCATGTCGTGGTTGGGGCAAAAAGTGCTTTACGACATGCGGTCGGAACTCTATCAGCATTTGCAGCGCCTCTCCCTTAGTTTCTACGACAACCACCGCACGGGACAACTGATGTCGCGTATCACGGGCGATGTCGGGATGTTGGAGGGCTTCCTCATTCACAGCATTCCGCAGTTCTTCGTGGACTTGTTGACGCTGTTGGGCATCGGCTTCGTGCTTTTCCAGACGGACATCAAACTGGCGCTTATCGCGTTAGCCCCCAGCCCTTTGCTGTTTCTGATGACGGTTAAGTACAAAGACTTCGTGCTGCCTGTCTACCGTCGCCTGCGGTATGTGTGGGGCGATTTGACCTCGTTCCTATCCGACACGCTGGGCGGTATTCGGGTCGTTAAAGTCTTCAACCAAGAAGAACACGAAGTCGGTCGGTTCCGCCACAAAAACCTGCGGATCCTGCAAACCAGCCTCAAAGGGGTGTTGATTTGGTCAACCTTCTTTCCCGCAATGGGGCTGGTTAGCAGCGTCAGTTTGGTCGCTGTGTGGTTGGTCGGTGGCAAAGAGGTCATGGAAGGCACCCTTAGTTTGGGCGTGCTGACGATGTTCACGCTTTACTTGCAGCGGTTCTACATGCCCGTTCAAAACCTCGCCCAACTCAACGATGTCATTCAACGCACGAAAGCGTCGGCGGAACGGGTCTTTGAAATCCTAGACACGCAACCCGATATCGTCAATGCCCCTGACGCCGTCGTCCCTCAAACGGTGCGCGGGCACTTGCGGTTGAAGGGTGTGCGATTTGCTTACCCCGGCAACAGCGAACCGGTGTTGAGAGGCATTGATTTGGAAATCCGTCCCGGCGAAATGATCGGGATCGTCGGGCGCAGCGGCGCCGGCAAAAGCACCCTCGCAGCGTTAATCCCACGCTTTTATGACCCGACGGAAGGCAGCATTGAACTGGACGGGATTGACCTGCGCAAGGTAGACCTGCAGGCGTTGCGCGCCCATATCGGGATGGTGTTGCAAGAGCCTTACCTCTTCCACGGCACCATCAAGGACAACATCGCCTACGGGAAGCCTGATGCGGACATGCTGGACATCATCCGCGCGGCAAAAGCCGCCAACGCCCACCAGTTCATCATGGAATTTCCCGACGCTTACGATGCCTATGTCGGCGAGCGGGGCACGAAGTTGTCGGGCGGACAGCGCCAGCGCATCTCCATCGCACGGGCACTCTTGCGTGACCCGAAAATCCTCATCTTGGACGAAGCGACCTCCGCTGTGGACAGCGAAAGCGAATACGCCATCCAGCAAGCGTTGGAGCGCCTACTGCAAGGGCGCACGACGATTGCGATTGCCCACCGTCTCTCCACCCTGCGCAAAGCCGATAAACTCGTCGTGCTGGAAAACGGCGAAATCGTGGAGCAGGGCACTCACGAAGAGTTGATGGCGAAAGAAGACGGCATTTACCGGCGGCTGGTGGAAATCCAAATGCGTATGAGTGAAACCCTGAACTTCGCCCCGATAACCCCGCCCAAAGACACCAAACGCAACGGAGATGGGCACGAGCAAACTCCTGTGCCTGAAATGACAAGGGGGAACGGCCGCCATGCTGCGCTCGTGGGAAGCCGAACCTGA
- the recR gene encoding Recombination protein RecR, with protein MRGDFPSSLKELLRELERLPGIGPKSAGRIVMFLLHHREEMDRLVRALQSVRDNLRLCRRCFNFSESDLCAICQDEDRDPSVLCVVEDPMDIAVIEGTGFRGRYHVLHGVIAPTEGIGPDDLRIAELVQRVRTDNITEVILALSPTTEGEATTTYLAKLLKPMGVKVTQLAMGLPVGGALDYADPLTVLRALEARREV; from the coding sequence ATGCGGGGTGATTTTCCGTCATCCCTCAAGGAATTACTGCGCGAACTGGAGCGCCTTCCAGGCATCGGACCCAAAAGCGCTGGACGGATCGTCATGTTCCTGCTTCACCACCGTGAGGAGATGGACCGTTTGGTGCGGGCGTTGCAATCTGTGCGGGATAACTTGCGGTTGTGTCGGCGCTGCTTCAATTTTTCGGAGAGCGATTTGTGTGCCATTTGTCAAGATGAAGACCGCGACCCCTCGGTCCTGTGCGTCGTGGAAGACCCGATGGATATTGCGGTCATTGAGGGCACGGGCTTTCGCGGGCGCTACCATGTCTTGCACGGCGTCATCGCTCCGACGGAAGGCATCGGTCCCGATGACTTGCGCATCGCCGAGTTGGTGCAGCGTGTGCGGACAGACAATATCACGGAGGTCATCCTCGCCCTCAGCCCGACGACTGAAGGAGAAGCGACGACGACCTACCTCGCCAAACTGCTTAAGCCGATGGGTGTGAAAGTCACCCAGTTGGCGATGGGGTTGCCTGTCGGTGGGGCGCTGGACTATGCGGATCCCCTGACCGTTTTGCGGGCGTTGGAGGCGCGCCGCGAGGTCTGA
- a CDS encoding Nucleoid-associated protein, whose protein sequence is MLPSSLQQLLGKHFLRWQEQAQKMAERLQTMRLEGQAGGGQVRAIVTGTGELLEIHIDPQLLMPENHDLLEDLIVVAVRDAVRQAEETQRQQFQEMLGQLPLGGLFGLGR, encoded by the coding sequence ATGTTGCCAAGCAGCCTGCAACAGTTATTGGGAAAGCACTTCCTGCGCTGGCAGGAACAGGCACAGAAGATGGCGGAACGGCTGCAGACTATGCGCTTGGAAGGGCAAGCCGGCGGGGGACAGGTACGCGCGATCGTGACAGGGACAGGCGAACTGTTGGAGATACACATTGACCCGCAACTGTTGATGCCCGAAAATCACGACCTTTTAGAAGACTTGATCGTCGTTGCCGTCCGAGACGCGGTGCGCCAAGCCGAGGAAACGCAACGGCAACAGTTCCAAGAGATGCTGGGCCAACTGCCGCTGGGCGGACTTTTCGGTTTAGGCAGGTGA
- the sucC gene encoding Succinate--CoA ligase [GDP-forming] subunit beta: protein MKLHEYQSKMLFARYGIPIPRGEIAHTPQDAKAVAQRLGKPVAVKAQVLVGGRGKAGGIKVASTPDDAEQAAAHILNMTIKGLPVKTVLVEEALSIAHEYYLGIIIDRSRKRAVMMASAMGGVDIEEVAERHPEAIARCAIDPLLGVRDFQLRQLAKTARFDPQIVRSFVSTSNALYRLFVDCDATLAEINPLVVTDDGRLIAADAKLLIDDNSLYRQTEIAAWRETTEEDPFEAQARQLGLAYVRLQGEVGIIGNGAGLTMTTLDVVQRAGAAPANFLDIGGGARADIVRNGLRLILSDPQVKGVLINIFGGITRCDEVARGILQALEGMEVSVPIVVRLTGTREEEGRKLLEGTSLIPAATMREAAEKIVALVRQQQAA, encoded by the coding sequence ATGAAATTGCACGAGTATCAATCTAAGATGCTGTTTGCCCGTTACGGCATCCCTATTCCGCGCGGTGAAATCGCTCACACACCACAAGACGCTAAAGCCGTCGCGCAACGCTTGGGCAAACCTGTCGCGGTCAAGGCACAAGTCCTTGTCGGCGGGCGGGGCAAAGCCGGCGGCATCAAAGTCGCTTCAACCCCTGACGACGCCGAACAAGCCGCTGCCCACATCCTCAACATGACCATCAAAGGCTTGCCCGTTAAAACCGTGTTGGTGGAAGAAGCCCTGTCCATCGCCCACGAATACTACTTGGGCATCATCATTGACCGCAGCCGTAAACGCGCCGTCATGATGGCGTCGGCGATGGGCGGTGTGGACATTGAAGAAGTCGCTGAACGCCACCCTGAAGCCATCGCTCGCTGTGCGATTGACCCGCTGTTAGGCGTGCGGGATTTTCAATTGCGCCAGCTAGCCAAAACCGCCCGCTTTGACCCGCAAATCGTTCGCTCTTTCGTCAGCACATCTAACGCGCTTTATCGCCTCTTTGTGGACTGCGACGCGACGCTGGCGGAAATCAACCCGTTGGTCGTCACAGACGATGGGCGATTAATTGCTGCCGACGCGAAGTTGCTCATTGACGACAACAGTTTGTATCGGCAGACGGAAATTGCGGCGTGGCGCGAGACGACCGAAGAGGACCCCTTTGAAGCCCAAGCGCGCCAGTTGGGGCTGGCGTATGTGCGTTTGCAAGGGGAAGTCGGTATCATCGGCAACGGGGCAGGACTGACGATGACGACTTTGGATGTCGTTCAGCGGGCAGGCGCAGCGCCCGCCAACTTTCTGGACATCGGCGGTGGTGCCAGAGCCGACATCGTGCGCAACGGTTTGCGCCTCATCCTCAGCGACCCGCAGGTGAAAGGCGTGCTCATCAACATCTTTGGCGGCATCACGCGGTGCGACGAAGTGGCGCGGGGTATCTTACAAGCCTTGGAAGGCATGGAAGTGTCCGTGCCCATCGTCGTGCGCCTGACAGGCACGCGAGAAGAGGAAGGACGCAAATTGCTGGAGGGCACATCGCTCATCCCAGCCGCAACGATGCGAGAAGCCGCCGAAAAAATCGTCGCTCTCGTTCGCCAACAGCAAGCGGCGTGA
- the tatAd gene encoding Sec-independent protein translocase protein TatAd: protein MFGIGTSELLVIFLLALLLFGPQKLPEIARMVGRATREARRAWEELQRQLMSDDDAANRWR from the coding sequence ATGTTTGGCATCGGCACAAGCGAACTGTTGGTCATCTTTTTGCTGGCGCTGCTGCTGTTTGGCCCGCAGAAGTTGCCCGAAATCGCCCGAATGGTCGGGCGGGCGACGCGGGAAGCCCGTCGGGCTTGGGAGGAATTGCAACGGCAATTAATGAGCGACGATGACGCTGCCAATCGGTGGCGCTGA
- the crnA gene encoding Creatinine amidohydrolase: MRQEVVLERLTRREVRQRLESGALQAAVIAVGSIEQHLEHLPLCHDIQSAFWVAEQAALSLFPRVIVTVPVSIGISEHWMWAKGTLTAKPGSWLAVVFDAVDSLFRHGIRHVLILNGHAGNVAPVQGVLRQWRLYFARQYPGSNLQFASYWDFIPREIADQVLQTKRLPGHAQEFETAIALHAFPDLVRHDAIADQDDPEPRLATSEQGRQLAEIVISKLVAFLSDMMDGTIKMPVD; encoded by the coding sequence ATGCGCCAAGAAGTGGTGTTGGAACGGTTGACCCGCCGCGAGGTGCGCCAACGGTTGGAAAGTGGCGCCTTGCAAGCCGCTGTCATCGCCGTCGGCAGTATAGAGCAACATTTGGAGCATTTGCCCCTTTGCCACGACATCCAAAGCGCTTTTTGGGTCGCCGAGCAAGCCGCGTTGTCCCTTTTCCCGCGCGTTATCGTCACCGTGCCCGTTAGCATCGGCATTAGCGAACATTGGATGTGGGCGAAAGGCACCTTGACGGCGAAACCCGGCAGTTGGTTGGCGGTGGTGTTTGATGCAGTTGATTCCCTGTTTCGGCACGGCATTCGCCATGTCCTCATCCTTAACGGGCACGCGGGGAATGTCGCACCCGTGCAAGGTGTGTTGCGACAATGGCGACTTTACTTTGCCCGCCAATACCCTGGCAGCAACCTGCAGTTTGCCAGTTATTGGGACTTCATCCCGCGCGAGATTGCCGACCAAGTGCTGCAGACGAAGCGATTGCCAGGACACGCCCAAGAGTTTGAGACGGCGATTGCCCTGCACGCTTTTCCCGACCTCGTTCGTCACGACGCCATCGCTGACCAAGATGACCCCGAACCCCGCTTGGCGACATCTGAGCAAGGGCGGCAACTGGCGGAAATCGTCATCAGCAAATTGGTGGCGTTTCTGTCGGACATGATGGACGGCACAATAAAGATGCCCGTTGATTAA
- the yxlF_1 gene encoding putative ABC transporter ATP-binding protein YxlF, which translates to MIEVSGLTKFYGEVRALDNVTFDVRKGEILGFLGPNGAGKTTTMRILTGYISPTAGTVKVGGYDAVENALEVRRITGYLPETVPLYSEMRVREYLGYMARVRGVPRKRLRDRVDYVMARCGLTEVADRIVGHLSKGYRQRVGIAQAIVHDPQVLILDEPTIGLDPVQVREVRQLIKSMAGERTIILSTHILPEVSMTCERVLIIHKGRIVAEDTPEGLSRRLRQSERVLVRLARPPSQPLSALGQLEGVMRVEHVGDNLFALEAPAGRDIREQVAEFVVRNGWGLLELRREEMTLEDIFVNLVTRE; encoded by the coding sequence GTGATTGAGGTCAGCGGATTGACCAAATTCTACGGGGAAGTCCGAGCGTTGGACAATGTGACTTTTGACGTCCGCAAAGGCGAAATCTTGGGGTTCCTTGGTCCCAACGGCGCCGGTAAGACCACCACGATGCGCATTTTGACAGGCTACATAAGCCCGACCGCTGGGACAGTTAAAGTCGGCGGCTATGACGCTGTTGAGAACGCGCTGGAAGTCCGTCGCATTACAGGCTATTTGCCCGAAACGGTTCCGCTTTACAGTGAGATGCGCGTCCGCGAATATTTGGGCTACATGGCGCGCGTTCGGGGCGTTCCCCGTAAGCGCTTGCGCGACCGTGTGGATTATGTGATGGCACGATGCGGTTTGACAGAGGTCGCCGACCGCATTGTCGGGCACCTGTCCAAAGGTTACCGCCAACGCGTCGGCATCGCCCAAGCCATTGTCCATGACCCGCAAGTGCTCATCTTGGACGAGCCGACGATCGGGCTTGATCCCGTGCAGGTGCGGGAAGTGCGCCAACTCATCAAGAGCATGGCAGGCGAACGCACCATCATCCTAAGCACCCATATTCTGCCCGAAGTCTCCATGACCTGCGAGCGGGTGCTCATCATCCACAAGGGACGCATCGTCGCTGAGGATACGCCCGAAGGGCTGTCACGCCGGTTGCGTCAATCGGAACGGGTTTTGGTGCGATTGGCACGCCCCCCGTCTCAACCGCTCAGCGCGCTGGGACAATTGGAGGGCGTCATGCGGGTGGAGCATGTCGGCGATAACCTGTTTGCCCTTGAAGCGCCCGCAGGGCGCGACATCCGCGAGCAAGTCGCCGAATTCGTCGTCCGAAACGGTTGGGGACTGTTGGAACTGCGCCGCGAGGAAATGACCCTTGAGGACATCTTTGTCAACTTGGTGACCCGCGAGTAG
- the nrdZ_1 gene encoding Vitamin B12-dependent ribonucleoside-diphosphate reductase, whose protein sequence is MTSVRDLPKVTLEWFGGDELRARVFFEKYALVDLDGTPMEFTPEAMWERIASGLAEMEETDEKRREWREKFLWLLSDFRFVPGGRIMHAVGNPRKVTPFNCFVIPIKDDSLEAIFECAKEMALTYSQGGGVGIDISVLRPAGSPVRNAARTSTGAVSFMELYSLVTGTIGQHGRRGALMITIADNHPDVLAFIDIKNDPERRRVRYANISVRVSDELMEAVQRNGKFELRFDGEYFSIRRVVDAREVWDKLIRNAWASAEPGCLFWSTIKRYSTSEYNGMEVISTNPCGEEPLPAYGNCNLGNINLSAFVLDEFTDAARVDWEHLEKAVRYAVRFLDNVITYAVQGDRLPLPQQKERCAAERRIGVGFTGLGDMLAQLRLKYDTDDALEFVDELFRKIKCWAYDESVNLAIERGPFPLFDPQKHLQMGFIRERLPRELQERIRKHGVRNVCVLTVPPVGSGAAMAGVTSGIEPIFALSYIRRSESLSKGEFKVFHPCVRRYMQKFGVDDERELPDFFVTAHQIAPEMRVRMQAVIQSHIDQSISSTVNLPHDITTQEVERIYFLAWKLGCKGITVYREGSREGVLITEEFAHQKRGGLMPKPRPMVMVGKTYKLRTEMGNVYVTVNADEEGPQEVFVRLGKSGSSAMAFTEAIGRLISLALRAGVSPDAIVDQLSGIKSSSATRQENGTIVFSVPDAVAKALEMFLKGENSPKGSSLTEALLQALADNNETELATPPLSSIREELPQILQANGARYSGDLCPNCGEPLIHSGGCELCLFCGYSRCQ, encoded by the coding sequence GTGACGAGTGTGCGGGACTTACCGAAGGTGACGCTAGAATGGTTTGGTGGGGACGAACTGCGGGCGCGGGTGTTCTTTGAAAAATACGCCCTCGTGGATTTGGACGGAACGCCGATGGAGTTCACGCCTGAAGCGATGTGGGAGCGCATCGCCAGCGGATTGGCGGAGATGGAAGAGACGGACGAAAAGCGACGGGAATGGCGGGAAAAGTTTCTCTGGCTACTGAGCGACTTTCGGTTCGTTCCTGGTGGGCGCATCATGCACGCCGTCGGCAATCCCCGTAAAGTCACGCCTTTCAACTGCTTCGTCATCCCCATTAAGGACGATTCGCTGGAAGCCATCTTTGAGTGCGCCAAAGAGATGGCGCTCACTTACTCGCAGGGGGGCGGTGTGGGCATTGACATTTCCGTGTTGCGCCCTGCAGGCTCTCCCGTCCGCAACGCCGCCCGCACTTCAACGGGTGCCGTCTCGTTCATGGAACTTTACTCGCTGGTGACAGGCACGATCGGGCAACACGGTCGGCGCGGGGCGTTGATGATCACGATCGCCGATAACCATCCCGATGTGCTGGCGTTCATTGACATCAAAAACGACCCTGAACGGCGTCGGGTGCGTTACGCCAATATTTCCGTCCGCGTCAGCGACGAGTTAATGGAAGCGGTGCAGCGCAACGGCAAATTTGAGCTGCGGTTTGACGGCGAGTACTTTTCTATCCGCCGCGTCGTTGATGCCCGCGAAGTGTGGGACAAACTCATCCGCAACGCGTGGGCAAGCGCTGAACCTGGTTGCCTATTCTGGTCTACCATCAAGCGCTACAGCACCAGCGAATACAACGGCATGGAAGTTATCTCGACGAACCCGTGTGGCGAGGAGCCCTTGCCGGCTTACGGCAACTGCAATTTGGGCAACATCAACCTGAGTGCTTTCGTGCTGGACGAATTCACGGACGCAGCGCGGGTGGATTGGGAGCACTTAGAGAAGGCGGTGCGTTATGCCGTTCGGTTTTTGGACAATGTGATTACCTATGCCGTGCAAGGTGACCGATTGCCGTTGCCGCAGCAAAAGGAGCGGTGTGCGGCGGAGCGGCGCATCGGCGTCGGCTTTACGGGTTTAGGTGACATGTTGGCGCAATTGCGGCTCAAATACGACACCGACGACGCCCTTGAGTTCGTGGACGAACTGTTTCGCAAAATCAAGTGTTGGGCTTACGATGAAAGCGTCAACCTTGCGATTGAGCGCGGACCGTTCCCGCTCTTTGACCCCCAAAAGCACTTGCAAATGGGCTTTATTCGCGAGCGGTTGCCTCGTGAGTTGCAAGAGCGCATCCGCAAGCACGGCGTGCGCAATGTGTGCGTGCTGACCGTCCCACCCGTCGGTTCAGGCGCGGCGATGGCAGGCGTGACCAGCGGGATTGAACCCATCTTTGCCCTTTCCTACATTCGTCGCAGCGAATCGCTGAGCAAGGGCGAATTTAAGGTTTTTCACCCGTGCGTGCGGCGCTACATGCAAAAGTTCGGCGTTGACGATGAGCGGGAGTTGCCTGACTTTTTCGTCACTGCCCATCAGATCGCCCCTGAGATGCGGGTGCGCATGCAAGCCGTTATCCAGTCGCACATTGACCAGAGCATAAGCAGCACGGTTAACCTGCCCCACGACATCACGACGCAAGAGGTGGAACGCATTTACTTTTTGGCGTGGAAATTGGGGTGCAAAGGCATCACCGTTTACCGCGAGGGAAGCCGAGAAGGGGTGCTCATCACGGAAGAGTTCGCCCACCAAAAGCGGGGAGGGTTGATGCCCAAGCCTCGCCCGATGGTCATGGTCGGTAAGACTTACAAATTGCGGACGGAGATGGGCAATGTCTATGTGACGGTCAATGCCGATGAGGAAGGACCGCAAGAGGTCTTCGTGCGGTTGGGCAAGTCGGGGTCGTCGGCGATGGCGTTCACAGAAGCGATTGGACGGCTGATTTCGTTGGCGCTGCGAGCGGGCGTTTCTCCCGATGCCATCGTAGACCAGCTTTCAGGGATCAAAAGCAGTTCGGCGACGCGGCAGGAAAACGGGACGATTGTGTTCTCGGTGCCCGATGCCGTCGCCAAAGCGTTAGAGATGTTCCTGAAGGGCGAAAACTCGCCGAAAGGTTCGTCCCTGACGGAAGCGTTGTTGCAGGCGTTGGCGGACAACAATGAGACAGAGCTAGCCACGCCACCCCTTTCGTCCATTCGGGAGGAGTTGCCTCAGATCTTGCAAGCCAACGGGGCGCGCTATTCAGGTGATTTGTGCCCCAACTGCGGGGAGCCCCTTATCCATTCGGGTGGGTGTGAGTTGTGTTTGTTCTGCGGTTACTCGCGGTGCCAGTGA